The following coding sequences are from one Terriglobia bacterium window:
- a CDS encoding YihY/virulence factor BrkB family protein, which yields MVVERGIPTLRYLTRTEAHTFAFSVAANAILSFFPFMVLIIWLIKNVFHSPGMQNVVFQLLRDHLPAGQEFVVRNLDILVKARQRVKWASIVILLITSTGVFLPLEVAFNRIWGFAKNRSYLGNQIVSLFLAFACGVLAMASVGVAAGNQWMLQVITFGSKNFVFSTLASIALKILATVASIAIFFLIYWVLPHGKVKALDVMPAAVAMGILWELARWVYIKTLPWLNFQEVYGPFTISVTLMFWAFLSALMVLAGASLASDGPTGTPRHGDSGHDATDEIEFT from the coding sequence ATGGTCGTGGAACGCGGCATTCCGACGCTGCGCTACCTTACCCGGACTGAAGCCCACACTTTTGCGTTCTCGGTGGCGGCCAACGCCATTCTTTCGTTTTTCCCGTTCATGGTGCTGATCATCTGGCTCATCAAGAACGTGTTCCATTCTCCCGGGATGCAGAACGTGGTGTTCCAGCTTCTGCGCGACCACCTGCCGGCCGGGCAGGAGTTCGTCGTCCGCAATCTGGACATCCTGGTCAAAGCCCGCCAGAGAGTCAAGTGGGCATCCATTGTGATCCTGCTGATCACCTCCACCGGGGTGTTCCTGCCACTGGAAGTGGCATTTAACCGAATATGGGGCTTTGCCAAGAACCGCTCTTATCTAGGAAACCAGATTGTCTCGCTGTTCCTGGCCTTCGCCTGCGGCGTTCTGGCGATGGCGTCAGTGGGCGTGGCCGCCGGAAATCAATGGATGCTGCAGGTGATCACGTTTGGAAGCAAGAACTTCGTGTTTTCTACGCTGGCATCGATTGCCCTGAAGATCCTGGCGACAGTGGCCAGCATAGCGATTTTTTTTCTCATCTACTGGGTCCTCCCTCATGGCAAGGTGAAAGCGCTGGACGTGATGCCGGCGGCCGTGGCCATGGGCATCTTGTGGGAACTGGCCCGTTGGGTGTATATCAAGACTCTGCCGTGGCTTAATTTTCAGGAGGTCTACGGACCTTTTACCATCTCTGTCACGCTTATGTTTTGGGCTTTTCTGTCGGCTTTGATGGTGCTGGCCGGGGCTTCCCTGGCTTCAGACGGGCCCACCGGGACGCCCCGCCACGGCGATTCGGGGCACGACGCAACAGATGAAATCGAATTCACGTAA
- a CDS encoding cold-shock protein — MRERGTVKWFNGAKGYGFIQRSTGEDVFVHFSAIQENGYRTLNEGETVEFELLKGPKGYLAANVMRGAN; from the coding sequence GTGAGAGAGAGAGGAACAGTAAAGTGGTTTAACGGCGCCAAAGGGTACGGCTTTATCCAGCGTTCCACCGGGGAAGATGTGTTCGTGCACTTTTCCGCCATCCAGGAAAACGGATACCGGACGCTCAACGAAGGTGAGACCGTGGAGTTTGAACTCCTGAAAGGCCCGAAAGGTTATCTGGCCGCGAACGTCATGCGTGGCGCTAACTAA
- a CDS encoding M28 family peptidase has translation MPWSELTLSLKASYLYTAGARCYHSSVNPFKKLLAVSLLALCCLGAVGFYSGSSPVVLPPVPPTVDSITPGELRMHLQFLASAELGGRYTLSPSFAIAARYLAAHLEAYGFRGAGDHGSFLQTFEVISAKPDVSKTFLEVTIGGKPVTFSLGEAPPFGGMASGDARGQIVFAGFGISSAAQKHDDYAGLDAKGKIVLLVSGTPAGVDPSKLAETEQGQGAARAHGAVGILQIPPARFLEFMKDKTQVERFASRESVRLAKDSDGRLPLMSLGPDAADKILAAAGLTLKAVTEAVEKKQPLQPKPLDASAHMAMVVQQSRSTTQNVVGILEGSDPGLRGEYVVFSAHYDHLKTNGNGEIYPGADDDGSGTTAVLTIAHAMSLQRPKRSVLVIFHAGEELGLLGSEYNADFAPAVPLDKMVVDLNIDMIGRSKPEGDTQKEDEHLTDAHTVYLVGSNRISPELHGLSEDTNAEFQKLKLDYYYNDPANPERIYFRSDHWNYAKHGVPIIFYFDGVHVDYHKPTDTVDKIDFAKMTQITRLVFETGWRIANLDHRLSKTP, from the coding sequence ATGCCTTGGTCTGAACTAACGCTCAGCTTGAAGGCGAGTTATTTGTACACCGCTGGGGCACGCTGCTACCATAGTTCGGTGAACCCCTTCAAGAAACTCCTTGCCGTATCCCTCCTCGCCTTGTGTTGTCTGGGCGCTGTTGGTTTTTACTCCGGATCGTCACCGGTGGTCCTGCCGCCGGTTCCACCCACGGTGGATTCCATCACCCCCGGCGAACTGCGTATGCATCTGCAATTTCTGGCTTCCGCGGAGCTGGGCGGACGTTACACGCTATCTCCCAGCTTTGCCATCGCGGCGCGTTATCTGGCGGCGCACCTGGAGGCGTACGGCTTCCGCGGCGCCGGCGATCATGGCAGCTTCCTGCAGACTTTTGAAGTGATCTCCGCCAAGCCCGACGTGAGCAAGACTTTCCTGGAGGTGACCATCGGCGGCAAGCCGGTGACGTTCAGCCTGGGAGAGGCTCCTCCTTTTGGGGGCATGGCCAGCGGCGACGCCCGCGGCCAGATCGTGTTTGCCGGCTTCGGCATTTCATCCGCTGCGCAGAAGCATGACGACTACGCCGGCCTGGACGCGAAAGGCAAGATCGTTCTGCTGGTGTCAGGAACGCCGGCGGGGGTTGATCCATCCAAGCTGGCTGAAACTGAGCAGGGCCAGGGCGCCGCGCGCGCGCATGGGGCTGTAGGAATCCTGCAAATCCCTCCCGCCCGGTTCCTGGAATTCATGAAGGACAAGACACAGGTCGAGCGCTTTGCTTCCCGTGAATCCGTACGTCTGGCCAAAGACTCTGATGGCCGGTTGCCCCTGATGTCGCTGGGCCCCGATGCGGCAGACAAAATTCTGGCGGCCGCGGGACTAACTCTGAAGGCCGTGACTGAAGCGGTCGAGAAAAAGCAGCCGCTACAGCCCAAGCCGCTGGACGCTTCCGCCCATATGGCGATGGTGGTGCAGCAATCGCGTTCGACCACGCAGAACGTAGTGGGAATTCTGGAGGGATCTGATCCCGGCCTGCGCGGCGAGTACGTGGTTTTCAGCGCCCACTATGACCACTTGAAGACCAACGGTAACGGTGAAATCTATCCCGGCGCCGACGATGACGGCTCCGGCACAACGGCAGTGCTGACCATCGCCCACGCCATGTCCTTGCAGCGGCCTAAGCGCTCGGTGCTGGTCATCTTCCACGCCGGCGAAGAACTGGGCCTGCTGGGTTCAGAATACAATGCTGACTTCGCGCCCGCGGTGCCGCTGGACAAGATGGTGGTGGACCTGAATATTGACATGATCGGACGTTCCAAGCCGGAGGGCGACACGCAAAAAGAAGACGAGCATCTGACTGACGCTCACACCGTGTATCTGGTGGGGTCCAACCGCATCAGCCCGGAACTGCACGGGCTGAGCGAAGATACCAACGCGGAATTTCAAAAGCTGAAGCTCGACTATTACTACAATGATCCGGCCAACCCCGAGCGCATCTATTTCCGCTCCGACCACTGGAACTACGCCAAGCACGGCGTTCCCATCATTTTCTACTTTGATGGCGTGCATGTGGACTATCACAAGCCTACTGACACTGTGGACAAGATTGACTTCGCCAAGATGACGCAGATCACCCGGCTGGTCTTTGAAACCGGATGGCGCATCGCCAACCTGGACCATCGCTTGAGCAAGACGCCCTAA
- a CDS encoding PP2C family protein-serine/threonine phosphatase → MSVFSKVVRKLAALGLVPRSRLARFTFYCAAMEVVLLLLERALRFTGSVGAADVLHAWTSPGLLGTVLAILLVIIGVRWFRDHVMWSVRNRLIVTYLFIGGVPVTLAVMLALGTGYIVIEHLATSLAVSEINAQQQRLGAANAAIAQRIAQGAKREQINTNAAFPGRTISVIPEAASPKWLKDGFTGLVFDQGQYYVRAVNTTGPAGSSVMVISSVPFDRQFVARVASGLGSLTFAPREVPVKTENGVPVPEINAPPTITAGSLPAPKNRMDREVLFGGLIETKDWTTGRSELRLLGGNTRLSIVYAYFTSTSSLESWTETVRVFLLAAAVTFATVVLVALIIGIRLTRTITYSVANLYSATERVNRGDFTHRIKVREKDQLAALQTAFNSMTESLQKLIVEQKEKERLQSELEIAHEVQAQLFPQAMSGTPSLELYGVCRPARIVSGDYYDFLSYGPDQIGIAVGDISGKGISAALLMATIHSAVRAYQQEQMIPVVAGSAFDRELSPMRLAMASAPPSPSQVLWLLNRHLFQSTQPEKYATMFLGFYDDEKRTLTYSNAGHLPPIILGRDGEVRRLETGGMVVGLFDHMEYAQETVEFRPGDLFIAFSDGMTEPENEFGEFGEERLIETIAGQRHLPLERITEHALAAVQDWIGSTEQPDDITVVLARCID, encoded by the coding sequence TTGTCCGTATTTTCCAAAGTCGTCCGCAAATTGGCGGCGCTGGGACTGGTTCCCCGAAGCCGGTTGGCCCGGTTTACGTTCTATTGTGCAGCCATGGAAGTCGTCCTGCTCCTGCTGGAACGCGCGTTGCGATTCACCGGCAGCGTTGGCGCGGCCGATGTGCTGCACGCCTGGACGTCTCCCGGGTTGCTCGGCACCGTCCTGGCAATTTTGCTCGTGATCATCGGCGTGCGCTGGTTCCGCGACCACGTGATGTGGAGCGTCCGCAACCGGCTCATCGTGACCTATCTTTTCATCGGCGGCGTGCCGGTCACTCTGGCCGTGATGCTGGCCCTGGGCACTGGCTACATTGTGATTGAGCACCTTGCGACTTCTCTTGCCGTCTCAGAGATCAACGCGCAGCAACAGCGCCTGGGTGCGGCCAACGCCGCCATTGCCCAGCGTATTGCTCAGGGCGCGAAGCGGGAACAGATCAATACTAACGCCGCATTTCCCGGCCGGACCATCAGCGTTATTCCAGAAGCAGCCAGCCCCAAGTGGCTGAAAGACGGTTTCACCGGGCTGGTCTTTGACCAGGGACAATACTACGTGCGCGCGGTCAATACCACCGGACCCGCGGGTTCAAGCGTGATGGTGATCTCCAGTGTCCCGTTCGACCGGCAGTTTGTAGCCAGGGTCGCATCCGGTCTGGGCTCGCTTACCTTCGCTCCGCGGGAAGTCCCGGTAAAGACCGAGAACGGCGTTCCGGTTCCAGAGATCAATGCACCGCCGACCATCACCGCCGGCTCGCTGCCTGCTCCCAAGAACCGGATGGACCGCGAAGTCCTGTTTGGCGGGTTGATTGAAACCAAGGACTGGACCACCGGCCGGTCCGAATTAAGGCTTTTGGGCGGCAACACTCGTCTTTCCATTGTTTATGCCTACTTCACGTCAACCTCCTCGCTGGAGAGCTGGACGGAAACGGTGCGGGTCTTCTTGCTGGCCGCGGCCGTGACCTTCGCCACCGTGGTGCTGGTAGCCCTGATCATTGGAATTCGCCTCACCCGGACGATCACTTATTCGGTGGCCAATCTTTACAGTGCAACCGAACGCGTCAATCGCGGCGACTTCACCCATCGCATCAAAGTTCGGGAGAAAGACCAACTGGCGGCCCTGCAGACCGCTTTCAATTCCATGACCGAGTCTCTGCAGAAGCTCATTGTTGAGCAAAAAGAAAAGGAGCGGTTGCAGAGCGAATTGGAAATCGCGCACGAAGTGCAGGCCCAGCTTTTTCCCCAGGCCATGTCGGGAACGCCGTCGCTGGAACTGTACGGGGTGTGCCGTCCGGCGCGCATCGTCAGCGGCGACTATTACGACTTTCTTTCCTACGGCCCGGACCAGATTGGCATTGCCGTGGGCGACATCAGCGGCAAAGGCATCTCCGCCGCGTTGCTGATGGCAACCATTCATTCCGCGGTGCGCGCCTACCAGCAGGAACAGATGATTCCCGTGGTTGCCGGCTCGGCCTTCGACCGTGAACTTAGTCCCATGCGCCTGGCCATGGCGTCGGCGCCACCCTCGCCGTCACAAGTGCTGTGGCTGCTGAATCGCCATCTTTTTCAGAGCACGCAGCCGGAAAAGTACGCCACCATGTTCCTGGGGTTCTATGACGATGAAAAGCGCACCTTGACCTACTCCAACGCCGGCCATCTTCCGCCCATCATTCTAGGACGCGATGGCGAAGTCCGCCGCCTGGAAACCGGAGGCATGGTGGTGGGACTGTTTGATCATATGGAATACGCGCAGGAGACGGTGGAATTCCGTCCCGGCGATCTTTTTATCGCTTTCAGTGACGGCATGACCGAGCCGGAAAACGAGTTTGGCGAATTCGGAGAAGAACGTCTGATCGAGACCATCGCCGGGCAGCGTCACCTGCCTCTGGAGCGCATCACCGAGCACGCGCTGGCCGCAGTCCAGGACTGGATCGGGTCTACCGAACAGCCTGACGATATCACCGTGGTCCTGGCCCGTTGCATTGATTAG
- a CDS encoding HAMP domain-containing histidine kinase gives MKLPLPRRLRSRLAFKQTLSFALLVTVVAWGAYALLAGRIYTQLDDELQDRSIAVRTMLQVRNGEVRWINKDADREVREQFERNIRYFDLRNDQGLTLETSHDMASLRIPFSDAAQRSLTAGSAEFETFRGQANARLRVINAPVTGMLQRHYVMRLAMPMEQADQDAAHLRWFIFLLLPAVLVVHGITSWVMTGNMLRPLEQMNAAAARINPFDPNSRLPVFGTNDELDQLSITVNAAIARLQGSFQRMSEFLRNLSHEVRQPLTVMRAETEQALRQSGPEPGYREMLSSQLQHVELLARTVSDLMEMAHSENDQITLHCQTEDLSELVQTAVDGMRIKSSEHNIHISGTLQQNVIGQFDAGQIWRLMLNLLENAIKYNNPEGRIDVSLTSHNGMAIISISDTGQGIPADEQGRIFERGYRTQSAKKSPVAGTGLGLHFAQAIAHAHGGDIELASVSGHGSCFRVSLPLSSNGSPTKPDFSSQQDSSIN, from the coding sequence ATGAAATTACCGCTTCCACGCCGCCTGCGTTCCCGGCTGGCGTTCAAGCAGACACTGTCGTTCGCGCTCCTGGTAACGGTTGTTGCCTGGGGCGCGTACGCTTTGCTTGCCGGCCGGATTTACACCCAGCTTGACGACGAGCTGCAGGACCGCTCCATCGCAGTGCGCACCATGCTGCAGGTGCGCAACGGCGAAGTCCGCTGGATCAACAAAGACGCCGACCGCGAAGTCCGCGAGCAGTTCGAACGCAACATCCGCTATTTTGACCTCCGCAACGACCAGGGCCTGACGCTGGAGACTTCTCATGATATGGCCTCGCTGCGCATACCCTTCAGCGATGCGGCACAGCGTTCTTTGACCGCAGGCAGCGCGGAGTTTGAGACTTTCCGCGGGCAAGCCAACGCCCGGCTCAGAGTGATCAACGCCCCAGTGACTGGCATGCTACAGCGGCATTACGTAATGCGGCTGGCCATGCCCATGGAACAAGCCGACCAGGACGCGGCCCACCTGCGCTGGTTCATCTTTCTTCTCCTGCCTGCGGTGCTGGTGGTGCACGGCATTACTTCCTGGGTCATGACCGGGAACATGCTTCGTCCTCTGGAACAGATGAATGCGGCGGCGGCCCGAATCAACCCTTTCGATCCCAACAGCCGGCTTCCCGTCTTCGGTACAAATGACGAATTGGACCAGCTCAGTATCACGGTGAACGCGGCCATCGCCCGCTTACAAGGTTCCTTCCAGCGGATGAGTGAATTCCTGAGGAACTTGTCCCATGAAGTTCGCCAGCCGTTGACCGTAATGCGGGCGGAGACCGAGCAGGCATTACGGCAAAGCGGCCCTGAGCCTGGTTACCGGGAGATGCTCTCCAGCCAGTTGCAGCACGTGGAACTGCTGGCCCGGACGGTCTCTGACCTGATGGAAATGGCGCACTCGGAAAACGATCAAATCACCCTGCACTGCCAGACTGAGGATTTGTCGGAACTGGTGCAGACCGCCGTGGACGGGATGCGCATCAAATCCAGCGAACACAACATCCACATCTCCGGCACCCTCCAGCAAAACGTGATCGGCCAGTTTGATGCCGGCCAGATCTGGCGCCTTATGCTAAACCTGCTGGAGAACGCCATCAAGTACAACAATCCCGAGGGGCGGATTGATGTCTCCCTGACCTCGCACAACGGCATGGCCATTATCTCCATCAGTGATACGGGGCAAGGGATTCCTGCCGACGAGCAAGGCCGCATCTTCGAGCGGGGATATCGCACGCAGTCCGCCAAGAAGTCGCCGGTGGCCGGAACCGGACTCGGTCTGCATTTCGCCCAGGCCATAGCGCACGCACATGGCGGCGACATTGAACTCGCCAGCGTGTCCGGTCACGGTTCATGCTTCCGCGTTTCTTTGCCGCTAAGCTCGAACGGCAGTCCCACGAAACCAGATTTTTCCTCGCAGCAGGATTCCTCGATCAACTAG